ACCGCGCGAAAAGCGATCTCCCGCAGGCGACCCAGCTCGCGCAGGATCGGCGCCTCTTCCTGGCCGTTGCGCTGCCACAGACAGATGGTTTTGCCATCGGCGGTTGTCCCCAGACACTCCGCCTGCGTCAGGGCGCGCTTCAGGGTGGCCCGATCTTCCGGGCGGGCAATGGCGGATTCGGTTTTGAACACGCCTGACAGCCCCTTGCCAAGGCGCAACACGTGCTGGCGGCACTGTTCGGCCATCTCGCGGGCTGAAAGGGTGGGGCTATACCAGTGGCTCCAGCCGATCTGCTGGCCGATTTTCACCGGCAGGCGGCTGTGGCGACGGCGAAACATCTGCTGCATCAGCAGAAGCATCGACAGCTGCGGCGAGAGCAGGGTGCTGGCATAAAACAGCAGGCTGTTACGGGCGTGGATGTTCACCGGCAGCAGCGGCGCGCGGAATTTGCCCGCCAGCTTGATAAAGCCGGGGTGCCACTTTTTATCGCGGATCCCGATGCGCGTCGGGCGGGAAACTTCCCCGGCCGGGAAGAAGATCAGCACCCCGGCGTTTTGCAGGTGCTGTTCCATCAGGGTGAACGACGACTTCGCCGTGCGTCCGCCCAGATTATCCACCGGGATAAACAGCGAGCTTAGCGGCTCCAGGTGGCTCAGCATGCGGTTGGTGACCACTTTCACGTCCCGGCGCACCCGGGAAATGGCATACAGCAGCGCCAGGCCGTCCAGCGTCCCGGTGGGGTGGTTAGCGATAACAATCAGCGGACCGTGAGCGGGAATTTGTTCGAGGTCGTGAGCGGGAATGGCGCAGAGGATATCAAGATGTTCCAGAACCTGTTCCACCATATCGAGCCCTTTCAGGTGACGGTGGTCGGCGGCAAACTGCTGAAATTCTTCTTCGTGTAAGAGCTTCTTTAACAGGCTTTTTTGCCAGGGTGCAGGTTTCGCCTGCGGCCAAAGGTCATCGAGAACGCTGTCGAGACTAAACATGGTGGCTCCTCCTCCTGTTCTGCGAAGACAGTAGAAGCGCCAGATGTCGGTTGTATTGCAGTGTGGTGAAGGTTTGTCGCAGGCCGGGCAGGGCGAAGCCCCACCCGGCACTGGCGATTAACGCAGGATTTTCTTCTCGGCCAGATCCAGCGCGAAGTAGCTGAAGATCAGATCCGCGCCCGCGCGTTTGATCGCACCCAGGCTTTCGAGGATCACTTTCTCTTCGTC
This DNA window, taken from Leclercia adecarboxylata, encodes the following:
- a CDS encoding lysophospholipid acyltransferase family protein, with protein sequence MFSLDSVLDDLWPQAKPAPWQKSLLKKLLHEEEFQQFAADHRHLKGLDMVEQVLEHLDILCAIPAHDLEQIPAHGPLIVIANHPTGTLDGLALLYAISRVRRDVKVVTNRMLSHLEPLSSLFIPVDNLGGRTAKSSFTLMEQHLQNAGVLIFFPAGEVSRPTRIGIRDKKWHPGFIKLAGKFRAPLLPVNIHARNSLLFYASTLLSPQLSMLLLMQQMFRRRHSRLPVKIGQQIGWSHWYSPTLSAREMAEQCRQHVLRLGKGLSGVFKTESAIARPEDRATLKRALTQAECLGTTADGKTICLWQRNGQEEAPILRELGRLREIAFRAVGEGSGKRRDTDRYDDDYLHLILWDDEDLEIVGAYRFMPGALKGREALYSHSLFHYDDEMQAILDHGIELGRSFIQPRYWGRRGLDYLWSGIGAYLARYPHYRYLFGPVSISGGLPPAARDLLVAFYRLWFPATHPLATSRRPYPASLPDVLAQFGGEDYVEDLTRLKSLLGNLGCGIPPLYKQYSELCEPGGVQFIDFGSDPAFNNCIDGLVLVDLCYLKASRYQRYIGAHL